Proteins encoded by one window of Gammaproteobacteria bacterium:
- a CDS encoding LamG domain-containing protein gives MINRYTLCLILALSLLTGCQGVDTTDNPEVDRSNEPPKDYSGPAATDDDIARFKEYVWDSLRASNRCGNCHGTDSDQLQFVRDDNVNFAYTAALTIVDTTTPKNSEIVTRVAAGHNCWEPSDLICAETITSYLELWLNPNDPLPGNNEVKLIAPPIQDPDGGKRLPADAALFSTTVWPLLTQYCASCHSEEGDFPQAPYIAQSDVNVAYDAIRTGRRIDLNNPADSRLVLRLSEEFHNCWNDCQSDSDEFIIAIQSFADGVPITELDSALVNSKALNLYDGIVASGGNRFDDHIIARYELKSGLGDTLYDTSGIEPALNLILSGTEGDDYQWVGGWGIEFFSTSARGNTATSAKLAERLKSSNAYTIEAWLVPANVTQEGPARIISYSANNSLRNFTLGQTLYNYNFAQRSSSTDTNGEPILSTADADEILQATQQHVAITFSSTEGRKIFVNGTLVASETATRGDSLNDWDENYTLLFGAEADGSSPWKGKLRMVAIHERALTADQIQQNIDAGVGERYFLLFSISHLIDTPDSYILLEVSQFDNYSYLFHSPRYVSLNETPGDIDFAVKGMRIGINSEESAVGQVYRNLDQQVVSSPMSLSSYGTIIPLQEGPNLDQFFLTFEQLGSHINVVLEPAPAQPAMPADSEPQPRLGLRTFAKINASMSILTDVPTTQSDVQATYEMVKQQLPSSSRIDGFLASHQVAISQLAIEYCNALIDDTSLRASYFTGFDFLADSTTAFDTTEKRDQLLDPLISRINGSNLATQPDPAVVKQELNNLIDRLTSCGINCSSDRTLAVAKGSCAALLSSAVMTVQ, from the coding sequence ATGATTAATCGATACACTCTCTGCCTCATTTTGGCCCTCTCCCTCCTCACGGGCTGCCAAGGGGTTGATACAACCGATAATCCTGAAGTCGATCGCAGCAACGAGCCCCCCAAAGACTACAGTGGCCCTGCGGCAACAGATGATGATATTGCTCGTTTTAAAGAGTATGTGTGGGATAGCCTGCGCGCCAGCAACCGCTGTGGGAACTGCCATGGCACCGACAGTGACCAATTACAATTCGTACGTGATGATAATGTCAATTTCGCCTATACAGCGGCACTCACCATTGTAGACACCACAACGCCTAAGAACTCTGAAATAGTCACCCGGGTTGCTGCAGGCCATAACTGCTGGGAACCCTCCGACCTCATTTGCGCTGAAACCATCACCTCCTACCTTGAGTTGTGGTTAAACCCTAATGACCCACTCCCCGGTAACAACGAAGTCAAGCTGATCGCACCACCCATCCAAGATCCTGATGGTGGCAAGCGACTGCCCGCCGATGCTGCGCTATTTTCTACCACTGTGTGGCCCCTGCTGACACAGTATTGTGCCAGCTGCCACAGCGAAGAAGGTGACTTCCCCCAGGCACCTTACATAGCGCAGAGTGATGTTAATGTCGCCTATGATGCGATACGCACGGGCCGGCGCATCGACCTGAACAACCCGGCTGACTCCCGTCTAGTATTACGCTTGAGTGAAGAGTTTCATAACTGCTGGAATGATTGCCAATCCGATTCCGATGAATTTATCATCGCTATACAAAGCTTTGCAGATGGCGTCCCTATCACCGAATTGGACAGCGCACTGGTTAACAGTAAAGCGCTCAACCTCTACGACGGAATCGTCGCTAGCGGCGGCAATCGCTTTGATGACCATATTATCGCCCGCTACGAATTAAAAAGTGGCCTTGGCGACACACTGTACGATACCAGCGGCATCGAGCCCGCTCTAAATCTCATACTATCCGGCACTGAAGGAGACGATTACCAGTGGGTGGGTGGCTGGGGAATCGAGTTCTTCTCCACCTCAGCGCGAGGCAACACCGCCACCAGCGCCAAACTGGCTGAGCGGCTGAAATCAAGCAACGCCTACACCATTGAAGCGTGGTTAGTCCCCGCCAACGTCACACAGGAAGGGCCTGCCCGTATCATCAGTTATTCGGCAAATAACTCCCTGCGTAACTTCACACTGGGGCAAACACTCTACAACTATAACTTTGCCCAGCGCAGTAGCAGCACCGACACCAATGGAGAACCGATACTCTCAACCGCTGATGCCGACGAAATATTACAAGCCACTCAACAGCATGTTGCCATCACCTTTAGCAGCACTGAAGGGCGAAAAATATTTGTTAATGGCACATTGGTTGCCAGTGAGACCGCTACTCGAGGTGACAGCCTGAATGATTGGGATGAAAACTACACCCTACTGTTTGGTGCAGAGGCCGATGGCAGCTCACCCTGGAAAGGAAAACTGCGCATGGTCGCCATTCATGAGCGGGCACTCACTGCTGATCAGATACAGCAGAACATAGACGCGGGTGTGGGTGAGCGCTACTTCTTGCTCTTCAGCATTTCGCATCTAATCGACACCCCAGATAGCTACATCTTGCTTGAAGTAAGCCAGTTCGATAACTACAGCTATCTCTTCCATAGCCCAAGATATGTCTCGCTTAACGAAACGCCTGGGGATATCGATTTTGCTGTAAAAGGGATGCGTATCGGAATCAACAGTGAAGAGTCTGCGGTTGGGCAGGTCTACCGCAACTTGGATCAGCAAGTTGTCAGCAGCCCGATGAGTCTCTCGTCATACGGGACAATTATTCCGTTGCAAGAGGGTCCTAACCTGGATCAGTTTTTCCTTACTTTCGAGCAACTGGGCTCGCACATTAATGTTGTTCTGGAACCCGCACCCGCACAGCCGGCCATGCCAGCCGACAGCGAGCCGCAGCCACGCCTCGGGTTACGGACATTTGCCAAAATAAATGCCAGCATGTCAATTCTGACGGATGTTCCCACAACACAAAGCGATGTTCAGGCCACCTATGAAATGGTCAAACAACAACTCCCATCCAGCAGCCGGATTGATGGCTTCCTGGCCTCCCATCAAGTGGCCATCTCGCAGCTGGCCATTGAGTACTGCAACGCACTGATCGATGACACCAGCTTGCGTGCCAGCTACTTTACGGGTTTCGACTTTTTAGCCGATTCAACCACCGCTTTCGACACCACTGAAAAGCGTGACCAGCTACTCGACCCACTGATATCACGAATCAATGGTAGCAACCTTGCCACACAACCGGATCCAGCCGTCGTAAAGCAGGAACTAAACAACCTCATCGACCGGCTCACCAGTTGTGGGATAAATTGCAGTAGCGACCGAACACTTGCCGTTGCCAAAGGCAGCTGCGCCGCCCTTTTATCCAGCGCCGTGATGACCGTGCAATAA